In Miscanthus floridulus cultivar M001 chromosome 8, ASM1932011v1, whole genome shotgun sequence, the sequence ttcatcatgtgtGCACCAAAAggcaattagccgatatcttcacaaagcccctagatgagtcaagattttgtgctttgaggagtgaactaaatatcattgattctcgtaatgtggcttgatcccttgcacacacatttgtttgatctagttaggagaaatgaattaagaaaacattgtgtgacactttcaaaatctattttataattttcatgagtgactattgctttgtgttggttgaatgaaatctagttacttgtgaaaatgttagtgtccatcatatttttgccccacatggtgtAGTGAGTTCAAGTTTGAGGGATTTTCTATTTCCctgtgtcagaagtcccgacgtaggtcggaactcccgatggtcGGAAGTCCCAGCTCGCGCCGGAACTCCCAACTACCGGAAGTCCCGATGTACATTGGGTGTCCCGACGTACGCCAAGAGTCCCGACACATATCTGACTTTTTAACCACGCTGAGTTGGTTGCCCGATTCATTTTTTACCCGGCCCGGTCCCTCCCTCCTCCCCTCCTGTCGCCCTCATTCTCTCTCCATGCGCCACCATTGCCTCTCCTTGCACCGCCCTTGCTCCTCCTCACGCTACCGCGTTGCGCCCTACCCGCACCTCCGCCCTACCGAGAGCTCCGACCCCCATTCCTTCTCCTTGCGCCGCCGAAGGCCTTGCCGATAGTACCGACCTCCCCACTCCCATTCCATCGCTCATGCCCTATTTTTCCTCGGATTACGGTGGACATTCAGTTTGTGTGgtggagattccattggtggaggTGTCCACGTTCGTCAATTTCTTCGTGGCCTGTGGATTTGGttcctcttcatcttcttcctttcTTGATTCATGGTACTACCATGGTGTCCTAACCCCAACTCCAATGTACCTTGCATTTTGAAtctcttccttcttcctttcTACTCCTCTATCTCTATTGTATGAATGCATGtcgtgatttgaagccccatgaatgggatggtcaccttGGGCGTTAGAGGTCCCAGAGACCATCAGAGGTTCTCACCGTTGGAACTTCCGACGCTAGACCAGAACTCCTagctgtcggaagtcccaactatggccagaactcccgaccctatggtgaccactccattcctgtttcttcacttctcgatgttTGTTGCATCTCCTTGTATTATTTCTTAAGTTCCACTTTGTGTTCTTTGCAGTCATGGACATGGAAGTCCTTCACGTCATTAGGAGAAGCATTCCAAGAAGGATCAGGACTGTGCCGCTGTCCCTAGACCATCTGGTCGCACCAAGGCATCATATCAGCGTGGTGGTGCTAGTGGTTCTCATGCTGCCCGTCGCTGTGACGATCAAGGGTCATCGGCTGACGCTCCTCCTCCTGCCCTGACTTTGTTGGGGATGTGCCAattgttgatgaagaagaggaagctctTGAGCATGCCAGCTGCACCATTACTGCTCCACCTATTCATGCCCCATCTACTAGATTGGGCTTCGTCTCTCAGCTTGTTCCCTTCCTAGGTGTGTCGTCGATCATGTGGGAGCCCGCCATGGCTCCCATTTTGGCTGGTGGTTGGACTCCTCCTCTACCAGTGGACTATCATCACCGGGTTAAGGACATTAGGTCCATGAGGGGCAGGGACCTTTATGCTGAGGACAAGAAGGATCTATGACTTGAGTATCATTTTTGGAACCCCTTCCATTATGACTTTTATGATTCAATTCTATATcagaagtttttgaagaagagggagccgctggtccttcagatgaagtgcattgatgcatactctcttagcaagtacaaggaacccgaACTAGAGCAGATGGTTTGGGATATACACTCAATGGGGCTGTCCTACCTgctagagtttaggaagcattggaacaaCGAGCTAATCTATcaattttatgcttcttatcatcatgagcAAGACCCTACCGGTGCTGTTGACATTATtcattggaccactgaaggcaagcattataaggtggacttcatcactttctctCACCTTCTTGGTTTGAGTCATAGCGACCGCACTGCTActgagttgactgagtatgaggcTCTCACTTTGGAGGAGtacattatgcatgtcattgagcaAGTATCCGACAATGATTTCCCTATGACACTCAGCAAAAGCTCCTCAATATATCCAATAAGACCTCCATCATTGCTGCTAGAGAACTAAGGGAGAAAGCTGATGCAGCCAAAGCTAAAGGGAAAGGTGCTTTGGGTTCTCGCTCTCACCGTGGTGCTTCAACACCTGCTGCTACTGCTCGCTCTTCTAGTGCTAAGCCCCTCTCTTCATCCTCCTATGGAAAGgagcccaacaagttcaagttcctaatgacatacatgtttggacagtgttgtgcgagtgctcaacgtgagcacgatatgcaagagaggctatatcggttGGAACAGCATGCAGGGATTGTCTCTTCTCCTCCACCACCGTTTGTGCCTCCCCATGATCCGTTGGCTCTATATGATGAAGATTGTGTAGCATACGAAGATGATGTGACTTCTCGCCCTCatggcaagggcaaggcgacggaagCAGATGAGGATTACATCGAGgacgatgatgaagaagatgacgaCTATGGTGATGACGGTGaccatgatgaggatgatgactgcgagcatgagtagttggtttttcatgtggcctaccccttttggcacttgttgacaaagggggaatgttaggctttgatatcttgtaataagttagttggttatTTTGTTTCAAGACTTTTAAAATCCTTAGCATGTAAGCACTTTGTCGTGTGGTGGCCACTTTGTGATGGACAAATATCTATATATGTTTGTGATGACTGATTGTAGGACAAGTCATGATTATCTATCTAGCTTATTAACTTGTGCTTGTCTATACTTGTGATGGTGCATGTATTttgatggccatgtgttgcttcaaattTCTACTTTGAAATATTGGCCatcattttctttttatttgttgtgtgaaataacatgtcatattacAATTTCTTTTCATGGAtatctatttgttcacacacacttgttgcaccccatggattgcaaaatttaggagagcttttgtcttgaggtatgcaaatcatgtatagatgattctaattgatatttaaattcatgcatacatcaagggggagctcttcataaattttggggttcaaaagctttaaattccttcattcttataaaagcctaagttggttgtcatcaattaccaaaaagggggagattgaaagtgcatttgacCCCTATGTGGGtattggtgtattgatgacatccaaattagggactaatgtgatcttaatgagacatgtcatagctattagtcccatgaaagaatcaaagagttgataaagatgaaatggtatccctcaattcttgaagttgaaaaggcgaacgaactcaaaacgctctccaaaggtttgaattttgtttttgagtttagtatccatcgcactataaagagggatgcaaatttagttggtctgaggaagatagagtgctcaagcattaaaataaaatcaaaagagagacactctagcactccatgagcacgtagattatttttctgtGACTATCGGTGTTGGAAGTCCTGATGTTAGCCGAAACTCCCGACAGTcgaaagtcatgactcttgccggaagttctGACTCCTAGTCACTTAGCCTACGTGGTGATTgtggatgtcggaagtcccgacgtgagttggAACTTTCGACAGTCGAAAGTCCTGACCCAAGGTGGGAGTCCCAACGTTGATGGTTCTGCTGGCCGGTTGTATGCCCTTGTCAAAACTCCCAACatatgtcggaagtcccaacccaAGCCAAAAGTCCTGGCATCAGCGGTGCTAGCTGGTTGTTTAACTATGCACATCAGAAGTCCCAAcattcgtcggaagttccgaccatcGAAAGTCCTGATGTTTGCCGAGAGTTCCGACATTAACTTTCTCGCGCGGACTTCTGACTCtgtatgaacagtgttttctattaatgtcggaagtcccgagatttgcgttggaacttccgacgtagatctgaatggttagattttcacttggagtataaatacccctcgcttcacttctaaccgttatggACTGATTTATAGCTGAGCCACTTCATGCttaacagctcccaagcaactaaagcacccctctccttccccctttgctctaatctttgattcccttagggttttgagtgaaaggagagtgaattaagtgagagcatcactttggcaagcttgagcacttgatttctttgttaagccggttgattttgcgtctattactcttggggctttgcccctagccagctaggcgttgcccaagagcttccatcttgtggaagagccttgggaagtttgtatcacccttcaatTTCTTaatggaaagctcaagtgaactTTGTGGtccctttgagagaggcaaggaggtggaagagactccgaccttggtggtcacctcaacaacgaggacgtaggagctcctttgtaggGTTGCCGAACcttaggataaatccttgtgtcctacgtgcttgttgttgttgttgtgattgctagagattactcgtatttgtttgtctctttctctcccaaacttccattttagggtttggactcgatctacggtttggaggcattacggcgtcaagggagtgactcaacatcttcaccaaaccactaggaagtgaggttgtaagattatttatccgcaaagttaaatttggcactgcttttgttgttcatgtaggcgtcggaactgctgatgTTTGCGCCtaaacttctgacaacgtcgggagttatGACCCAAACGCCGGGACTTCTAACATTGActaacagatttgaacttagcatttgtagtaaatttttagatacgcctatttaCCCCCCTTTatgcattgttagatcctttcactaTCCCTTGGGGCTAGAGGTTGCAGGATCTGCATACCAGAATGCCATCCACCACCTCTTTGTCGACCACGTCGAGCGCGACCACATCACTGGCCTCTACATGATCGACCTGACTGACTCCAGTCAGCCTGCGTCCatggtcaacatggtggctatTTGCTAGCTTTCGGATGAACCCTCTCTTCCAACCGAATCTCTCCACAATGTTCTGAACGAGAGCCCTGATGATTATTTTGAGGGCTCAAGCAAGACCATATCAAGCTACCCAACTTTCCCTCCCAGGATTGGGGGCATGATTTTCCATGTCAGCCATGATAGCGTCACCAAGGATGGAAAAACCACTAAAGAGCGCGAAGGTCATCTAGCGAAGAACGCTGATTGCCGTCGCCAAGATGCTGAAGTAGCCCAAGGGGGCGACAAGGATATTTGTGGTCCACCCCGTCATCAACATAATCTAGAGGAGGCATTTGACATGGTGGGCGACCAACCAATCTActagactccaagcgccaactaGCTGTTGCTTTCAACAAGCTcgacaaactccctcacactccAGAGGCCGAGAAGGTCCGAGCACATATCATAGCAGCACAAGTCCAAGTCAACGAGTTCCGAAATGACACCCCATCTTATTCCACCGCATCAGTTCATAGCCGCTGCTCCCACCACAATGGAGGAGGCTAGCATCGCAGCGCTGAGGGCCCTCGACCTCAGGCTAGAGGTCCTTATGTCTATAGAGGATCTAGAGGTAACTACGAAGCTCATTCATGCCACGATGGCCTCCCACCGCACCCAAGGAGGTCGGGGAGGCAACCGCAACTAGGACGTCAATCAACCCCTCCCTTATGACCTTCATGATCACATCAATGCCAGTGCAGATGTCTGCGGCCGCATCGAAAATAGTAGGTCCACACGCTACGAAGCAGAGATGGAGCATCGCTAGCAATTCGATGCCAAACATGAGGGATTTGCTGCCCTTCAAGTGCCACTTCCCACCGGCGCATTAGGACTTTGCCCCTTCATAGAAAGGCTCCGAGCCATCCGATGGCCTGTGGGTTTCAAGGTTCTTGGTGTTAACACCTATGACAGAAAGGCTAACCTTGctcagtggctaactctataTGAGATTGTTGTGAGAGCCACAGGTAGAGACAAAGATGTCATGCAAACTATCTACCCATCATGCTTAACCAGTCTATGAACAACTGGCTCATCAACCTATGGGAGAATTCCATCTGatcttgggatgacctcaagaaaGTATTCACCGATAATTACATGGCTACATGCGAGCAGCCTGGCACCAAGTATGACCAGGAGAAGCTTCATCAATCCTTTGAGGAGTCCCTATGTGACTTCATTAGGTGTTTCTCGGAGACAAGAAATTCCATTCCCATCATCATTGACATCGAGGCCATGGCCACTTTCACCAAAGGACTCCGGCATGAGCAACTCCATGGCAAGTTGTATCACAAGAGGCCCACAACCAGTGGTGAACTAATACAAACAACAAATCGGTATGCTGACACCGAAGAAGCCGAACGGGCTACCTGCTTCGCTCACCACCAATGCCACGACGATGACCATTGTGAAGACAGGCGCTACGACGACCATGACCACCACCGTGATGACCAAGACCACCATGATGACTGTGACCGCCACCAAGATGATCGTGAGCCCCGGCGTGATGACCGCCCAGATAGCTTGAGAAGCAAACAAGGCCACCGTCACTTGCCTAATAACTCCGTCAACACCATCAATGCCCGTGCCAAGTGCACCTAGGATGTTGATTTTAGCAAGCTGCTAGATGGCCCATGCcctatccacaaggatgccaagcacaccatgTGAGAGTGTAGGGGCCTAAAGACAGCGCCCGGTGGTGAATCATCAAAGAAAccatggcatgatgatgatgagaccaAAGACAGTCAAGGCGGAGAATGAGGCAAGATAAGGGCCCAACCTACTaggaccccaccaagaccatcaccaccatctttgGTGGGAAAGCTATCTCTGAAGGCAAGTAGGAGCAGAAGCTTGTAGCCCGATGTGTCATGTCGGTTGCTACATATGATGGCCCCGTCGCTGATCCCAAGTACCTCAGCTGGTCGGAGTACCTAATCACCTTCTCTAGGGCCAACTAGTGGTCAGATAATCCATACCCCAGGCATTTCCCACTCGTCCTAGATCCCATCATCAAGGATGTGCGCTTCTAGAAGGTCCTCTTTGATGAAGGGAGTGCCCTCAACATCCTATTCGCTGGGTCCCTAGAGGAGCTAGGGATCAAGAAAGAAGACCTTACCCCCATGGACTCTTTGTTCTAGGGGATCATTCCTAGAAAAGCGTCCTGCCTCTAGGGCAGATTACACTGCCGGTACAATTCGGCACTACCAAGCACTTCTACgttgactacgtcaacttcctgGTTGTTGACTTCAACACGacgtaccatgccatccttggccgaccagcacTGGCCAAGTTTATGGCCATGCCACACTACACGtacctggtgttgaagatgccaatGGAGCAGGGGGTCCTCTCCCTAAGCACCAACCTCGACATCGCCTACTCCTACGAGAAGGAAAGCTTCATGCTCACCGAGGCTATGGACATCTCCATCCGCATGCAAGACTGCCTCATGTCTTCATAGTAGATTTCCTCGtaggacctagagatcccaatCATGGAGGCTGCCCGAGCGTCAACCAAGTCTAAGGAGGTGAATGAAGTGGTCCTCATCCCTGGTGACCAGTCTAAGACTACTCGGATCGGGGCCGACCTCGATCCCAAAttggaagacacgctcgtcagcttcctaagggagcatgttgatgtgtttgcatggaaactgGTGGACATGCCCAGCGTGCCTtgggagctgatcgagcactccttaaatgtcttggTGACCACCAAGCCGATCAAACAGAAGCTTCAATGTTTCACacaggacaaaaaggaggccattagggtagaaataacccAGCTTTTAGCTGCCGGCTTTATCAAAGAGGtggatcatctggagtggttagccaacccagttattgtaagaaaaaagaataaagaataaagaatggagaatgtgcgttgattacaccgatctcaacaaacaatgccctaaagaccccttcggcttaccttgcaTTGATAAGGTCATAGATTCTACAGCCAATTGAGAGCTCCTGTActttttagattgctactctagttatcaccaaaTCGCGTTGAAGGAAGAAGGCCATATTAAGACATCATTCAttacgcccttcggcgcctattgctacatgaccatgtcctttgggctcaagatcatgggtgcaACTTATCAAGGAGCCATCCAGCGCTGCCTCAAGGACCAGATCGGGAAGAacatcgaggcttatgtcgatggcgtggtggttaagtctaagactgcCGACACCCTCATCATTGACCTCACCAAAGTTTTCAAAGCCCTAAAAGTATATcgatggaagctgaatcccactaagtgcatttttggcgttccatccggtatcctgctaggAAACTaaaacgaccccaatttccacgaagggaaatccacagcgtcgaagtgtaataagaccattgtagatcatattacccaaattctactCGAATATCACagccatacaacgataatatcagagtacaaatagtgtggaattacataaattattacatcaccgcattggcggaatcaaaagtagcattcattcagaatagcttgaagataagatcgccaaacttgagcataggaagaatccctcaaccatcaaactcttcggagctatactcctcagcagaacctgtgtgccaaaatttatcagtacgatttgtactggccactcccaaccctatgagcattgctttgtggaaattggatgcaagttggatataatcaaaaggaacctataaggctagggtttcctatgcatttagcatatcaagtatatataaaagtatagtcaagttttaacaccattcccacacacaatcCACCCCTTTTccattctagagccaggtttcgatcctgggatcgatataccaccatcaccacaccatcaccataccataaccataccatcgctcagtcaataggccaactccctctcagcactttctcaaggcctgtagcccctggctacgaccgatacTCTCttatgggggaagaagagaaggactcatctcattatctagtttaagcgaaacccaggaaaggtccatagccgacaagtcagcacatgtatcgattgatcaaccatacactctacagaggtttcacataaccacaagatctgccttcctcgctgaccgtcgtcaactgggctgataccggtcgcttgctagcctaggataatgccactctaccattcagccctcgttcaccccaagtctagtctggggtggctgaaactgtgagtcatgagccaggtccacaaggtctccatgaagtctcgaaagggtgtgggggaaatcctctgcgccccatacctccttacactgtccgctatcaacctagcagtagtggcaatatcttaccaagtagtccagccgtcccgcaccatatagggcgagtggtacataaggcttcttggtgaatctaagtactagtaagtcctttaggatgaccaagccagaatgtctccatcagggtttccatttattgtgccaccacagcacctccatcctgggctcctcccatcataggttcacacctaggtccacctcatataccgtttacccaccacaggtatccattccaggggtgcccaggtagcaccacacggcatgacttgccccaggctcgtcatatactccaacttggttgacacaaccctcaccctccacatacccaagtcacacacgcggcactctccccatagtccagataacaccagtttccaccacgcatatagtataagcgtagtagaagtataagtaatgaaatatatagcagtaagcgtgtgtctagcctaatagcgggGTATGTAGGGGCAATGTTGCGTCAAGgtaaggccatcaagtaagcatactaccatacaAGTCCTACCATAGCATGATtacaacagtaaagtaaagcaatagcagttctatattagccatgcgtaataggtgctatgagattgggtgggatgtggcaccttcagtgtagtcatctccgttctcctcacggtactcacaatCCTCGTCCGTCGGGTTCTTCTCCGAGTCTGCATCgattgcattatagtcgcgttcacgacatctatagaatagcacaaagaagcaatgaaaattcaaaagagccaaatgcactcaaacataggttcattgcgtagagcttgattttagatgaattttggtcctagttttgtatttttctgaggtcatatgaattagttatgaatttctaaagtttaaatcatttctgaaaatggaaaaatgcTGAATtgatcctgggctgacacgtgtcacgctgtggttggtccatgtggcatgctgatgtcagcatgacatcatcatcttggtttcgagctgacaagtggggtccagctgacgtcagcatgacatcagcaacgtcatcagttctgacaggtggctctaggggctcttgggtcactaacatgtgggtccgatcaaagtcaacgtcagtcaacaggtgagtcaacggtcaacggtcagagtcactaacatgtggggcctgggctgctgacgtcagcagctgatgtcatcgtgacgtcagcatgacgtcacccccggctgtgttggcttctgacgtgtgggtccagtgtgacgtcagcatgatgtcatcatctgcCATGTGGGCCCATAGTGTCTGTGTCACTAActtgtggggctaggtcaacggtcaacatgggcTGGGTCTCAAACGGActttggtgggctcgggttgggccggtctgggctgggccgacccggacacgtggcaggctgtgacgcagccacgtcacaaccttgggcctccactgggctgtgGTCTATGGCTGTGGgcatgagcgtggctcacggtggaccaagaggcgctggtctatggacctaaggtagggtgcatggtggaccaagCCTACCTCTCTTTCCTCGAGCATGGTCTATGAGCACCGGGTTCATGCgcgggtggccggcgaggggagttTCCCCTATTTCTCCTGCGACTATGCTCCCGCCGGTGGCGTGCCTCGTCGGCGAGCCTTGCCATAGGTGCTGGCATCCAATCAAGGTGGGGGAACGCTTCACTAGGCTTCAGCGAACATAGTGATGGGATctaggtggtggccagggctCCCTAGGTCTCTGGCCATGACGAACGACGGCTCGGCGTGGCGGTGCTCATCAGCGGGCCCCTTCTAGCGGTGTGGATGTTCAACTAAGGTGGGCAACAGCTCGGCCTTACCTTGGTGGGAGCCCTAGTGAAGCTAGCAAGGTGGCTGGATGGCTCCAGTTGGCTGGCCGCGATGGCGGTGCACGGTGGAGCTCCGGCCGAGGTCCGGTGCCCATGGCCAGGGCGCTGTGGTCAGCTAACGGGGTTACGGTCTACACGGCAGTCCTCTGGGCGTCACAGTGTTCCTCTACGGCTGTGTCCGAGTCCGGCGAGGCGGCTGGGTGCGCCAGCGGTGGCCATGCCACGATGGCGGCGTTGCGAGCGCGGTGAGCGCGTGCACAGTGATGGTGTCCAGGGGCTAGGAGATGGTCATGGGTGTGCGCATGAGTGGGCCGTGCTTGTGTACCCAGAGGccagggatggccttggcctatgcgctcacagtgtggagcgccatggctggaGTAGCGATGTCTGGCGACGAGCAGGGGAAGAACTGGGGGCTCACTGTAGGTGTCATGGAAGATGGGATGGTGACGCAGTGGCAAGTTGTGGCCGTGTAGCTCTAGAAGCAGCACAGTGCAGTGCAGTGTGGTGGCGTCAGCGTGCTTGATCGGGGCGACGTCCTCTGCTCTGGTGACACCAGTGGCGTCGGGCGCTCCTTCTTCTccctctatccctcttctctcttggcttgggtgcgcagtggatggccaccaagtggcggtggGGCGATGGGAGAGCTCTAGGGCACCCGGGGCTGGGGCTTTATAGCCGAACTCCAAGCTCCAATGGTGGACGGCTGGTGATGCGCTGTCGGCATCGAACTGCATCGCGGGCTAGGGTGGTTGGCATGGAGGTTGTGTGGGCGTGGCGCCAAGGGGGAGACAGGGTCATGCTCCCAGCGTGACCCCTGGCCCGCACCTGCCAGCGCTATCGGGGCTTGGTCGGAGAAGGGAATCGACATGAGTGGTCGGGGGGAGGAAGAAGACATTGTGGCTATCGTGCGACTGATGTGCAGGGCCCATGTGGCAGtagcagcaagggaaggcgggGAGGCGCGTGGGTGTGGGCAGTGCGCTAGCTATCTTGCTGGGCCTGCATGAGctcgtgggccggcctgctgtaGCTGTGCGTGGGCCAGCGAAGCCAGAAGGCGAGTCTGGGCCGGTTGGTTGCTTGGGCTGGCTTAGACTTTTCCTTTtggtttttcttttcttcccctttgtttgaattcaaatttggtttgaaatttgaattccaaattggtgtaccttttagatttgatgctcatatcatttatatatatattaggaatttatttatctattttgtataacaaaaattaggtgtagttttgttatacaagaatagaattagttttctccTTAAACCTTTATTCTCTGGTTTGAGTATTAATTACTTCATGGTGTATTTCTTTAGAGGAGTTGTTAaacataacataaagcaaatggaaatccaaatcacaatttgagttaacaatgtatgcaacactttatttgttagtatttaaataaacatgataacaaatgacatgccatgctcatgaaattgcctggttgggttacttctaatgcaacacttagggttggctcctacaatgtcactcatcatcacatgggagttcttaggaaaaattttgtagttggtatttttagtgtatggatttttgggttgttacagtcctacccccttaacagaatctcgtccttgagattaaagcataacgtactctttgaaaagataaggatagtgtagccggaggtcagactctttctctcatgttgcttctctctctgtgtgattgctccattggatcttgcacataggaatagtcttgcttcgggtctctttggtatctctgcccagaattctgataggatgttctttatactcaagtgtatcttgtatgTCAAGTGTATCcattggaactacttcatcgggcactctcaaacacttgcatagCTATGAGACTTGGAATacaggatgtacacccatcaattcctcgggtagctcaagtttgtaggcgagctttccaatcctcttgcaaatcttgtatgggccaacaaatctaggggcaagctttcctttcacatggaatctaatagttccacatagcggggataccttgagatagacgagaTCTCCCAtgttgaactcaagttctcttctccttttgtcagcataactcttgtatcgactttgagcaattctcaaattctcctttacttgcgcaactccttcttctgcatcctgAATCTTGgcagagtcaaagaatgatctttctcctggttgggaccacatcagaggtgtcttacatggtctgccatacagagcttcaaatgatgacatcttaatactggcttggtagctgttgttgtaagagaactctacatagggtaggcatttctcccagttagagccataatttagtacactagcgcgaagcatgtcttctaagatctggtttactcgctctgtctgtccatctatctatgggtgataagcaatactgaaatcaagtttggttccaatggacttgtgcagatct encodes:
- the LOC136470049 gene encoding uncharacterized protein, which gives rise to MEEASIAALRALDLRLEVLMSIEDLEKSVLPLGQITLPVQFGTTKHFYVDYVNFLVVDFNTTYHAILGRPALAKFMAMPHYTYLVLKMPMEQGVLSLSTNLDIAYSYEKESFMLTEAMDISIRMQDCLMSS